One Rhodothermaceae bacterium genomic window carries:
- a CDS encoding TonB-dependent receptor, with the protein MQCKFVPRQRNQPDCFLPTMKQIHSIIRTVTKIRLGLFVLLLVSLLHQEASAQISVTGTVVSDDTGEPLAGVSVVIDGVFIGTITDQDGKYAIDLRTEDDVLVFSFVGFRTQRHRVTPGVTLINVRMQLDVVRMEEISIVGEEPKIFASNVVAAPMIRQQSPVTSVASITDNLPGVSVQEGDAYGMDDWSSNVAMRGFQVTINESQIGTTIDGFSNGTSDYWGGAKANRFVDVANLGGIEVSQGTADIASQSVEALGGTFNYITDDPAPERRYTVSATVGEHDARRIAMRIDTGPLFGEKAHAWMTALHQEGTDWIQGSAQNEREHFAAKLASTLGALDLTGYFSYDRINEENYQRIYSEADFRANPRWDRLIGDWPGVPYLNQFYRRGWKTVRSNTFGYVKANWATGTAISITTGAYFHRNRGRGDWLPPYIVDLSDDQGGPESELQGRPPIRGGQQLGLIRFVDQNGSAVLPEPGCTSSYIFNYYGASGPEVDPACHPGATAVQSYRHSHYGKDRIGVTVEEEWVTLIGTAGSSLRAGIWYERSRRLLSRDWHRILDPTLNEMWDEQPYWLQYDWEFPQQIFRWYLEETLYVGPFTASAGVRQFLVEVSRTDLFNVDPDLAVDSNSKLLFSGGVTYESPIEGLRLFAGYSENFRAISSGLLEVPGRSLDALEPETSSNIDIGVQFSGDRIALSGTWYAVDFQNRIVFLGPQTVAGPNYLIPGGGAYFNAGGLDTRGFELSATVQLPREVSLYSAYTRNNSEYIGSGDDGVDTEQGTLPGTDVTGVPDQLWVVSIDRPGPLSVGLSIKYTAPRRVSLTADWYSDAYWIADAYVSLSGESLGRLFRSTQFSLVANNLFDETYLSAITENAAWLGAARTISMTATITF; encoded by the coding sequence ATGCAATGTAAGTTTGTGCCACGTCAGAGGAATCAACCCGATTGCTTTCTACCAACGATGAAACAGATTCACTCGATCATTCGCACGGTCACGAAAATCAGGCTCGGACTCTTCGTACTTCTGTTGGTTTCGCTGCTTCACCAGGAGGCCAGCGCACAGATATCGGTTACGGGGACGGTGGTCTCAGATGATACCGGTGAGCCGTTGGCAGGGGTCTCGGTTGTGATTGATGGCGTCTTTATTGGTACCATTACCGATCAAGATGGCAAGTACGCGATCGATCTTCGAACTGAAGACGATGTACTGGTTTTTTCTTTTGTGGGATTTCGGACGCAGCGCCACAGGGTGACTCCCGGTGTTACCCTGATCAACGTTCGCATGCAACTCGACGTGGTCAGGATGGAAGAAATCAGCATTGTCGGAGAAGAACCTAAGATCTTTGCGAGCAATGTGGTCGCTGCTCCAATGATACGCCAGCAGTCTCCAGTCACCAGTGTGGCCTCGATTACAGACAATCTCCCTGGCGTATCCGTTCAGGAAGGCGATGCATACGGTATGGATGACTGGTCCAGCAATGTCGCTATGCGAGGTTTTCAAGTCACAATCAATGAATCACAAATTGGGACCACGATTGATGGATTCTCGAACGGCACATCTGATTATTGGGGTGGTGCAAAAGCAAATCGATTTGTTGACGTTGCCAACCTAGGCGGCATCGAAGTGTCGCAGGGGACCGCCGACATCGCCTCCCAGTCGGTGGAGGCACTGGGTGGAACATTTAACTATATCACGGACGATCCTGCACCTGAGCGACGTTACACTGTATCGGCCACAGTTGGCGAGCATGATGCGAGGCGGATCGCTATGCGTATTGACACTGGGCCACTGTTTGGGGAAAAGGCACATGCCTGGATGACGGCACTTCACCAGGAAGGAACTGATTGGATTCAGGGCTCCGCACAAAATGAGCGCGAGCACTTTGCTGCGAAACTCGCTTCAACGCTTGGGGCTCTTGATCTCACCGGCTATTTTTCATACGACCGGATTAATGAAGAAAACTATCAGCGGATTTACAGCGAAGCTGATTTTAGGGCAAACCCGCGGTGGGACCGCCTGATTGGCGATTGGCCCGGCGTACCATATCTGAACCAATTCTACAGACGCGGCTGGAAGACAGTGCGAAGCAACACCTTCGGTTACGTCAAAGCCAACTGGGCGACTGGCACAGCCATCTCAATCACCACAGGAGCCTACTTCCATCGGAACAGAGGTCGTGGTGACTGGCTGCCCCCGTACATTGTTGACCTTTCTGACGATCAGGGCGGACCGGAGTCGGAACTGCAGGGCAGACCCCCAATCCGTGGCGGACAGCAACTCGGGCTGATACGCTTTGTCGATCAGAACGGCTCGGCTGTATTGCCCGAGCCTGGGTGTACATCATCGTATATTTTCAATTATTACGGAGCCAGTGGACCAGAGGTTGACCCTGCATGCCATCCGGGAGCGACGGCCGTTCAGTCATATCGTCACAGCCACTACGGAAAGGATCGTATCGGTGTCACGGTTGAGGAAGAGTGGGTTACATTGATTGGTACGGCTGGCAGTTCGCTGCGTGCTGGAATTTGGTATGAGCGCTCACGTCGCCTCCTTAGTCGGGACTGGCACCGGATACTGGACCCTACGCTCAACGAAATGTGGGACGAGCAGCCTTATTGGCTCCAATACGATTGGGAGTTTCCACAGCAAATATTCAGATGGTACCTTGAAGAGACCCTTTACGTGGGCCCGTTTACTGCCAGTGCCGGTGTCAGACAGTTTCTCGTTGAAGTGTCGCGCACAGACCTGTTCAATGTGGATCCTGATTTGGCTGTAGATTCCAACTCAAAGCTTCTCTTCTCCGGCGGTGTCACGTACGAATCACCGATCGAAGGGTTGCGTCTGTTTGCTGGCTACTCCGAGAACTTCCGGGCAATCAGTTCGGGACTACTGGAAGTACCCGGTCGAAGCCTTGATGCACTTGAGCCGGAAACTTCTTCGAATATTGACATAGGGGTGCAATTTTCGGGAGATCGAATTGCTTTGAGCGGTACCTGGTACGCCGTGGATTTCCAGAATCGCATTGTATTTCTCGGACCGCAAACCGTCGCTGGACCGAATTATCTTATTCCGGGCGGGGGGGCATATTTCAACGCAGGCGGCTTGGATACTCGTGGGTTTGAGCTCTCGGCCACTGTGCAGCTACCACGTGAGGTATCCCTCTACTCTGCCTATACGCGGAACAACTCTGAGTATATTGGTAGCGGCGATGATGGTGTGGACACGGAACAAGGGACTTTACCAGGTACTGATGTTACAGGCGTGCCTGATCAGCTCTGGGTTGTTTCCATTGATCGACCCGGTCCACTGAGTGTCGGGCTCTCCATAAAGTATACGGCTCCACGTCGTGTAAGCCTGACGGCTGACTGGTACTCGGATGCCTATTGGATCGCAGATGCTTACGTCAGTTTGTCGGGAGAATCCCTGGGTCGTTTGTTTCGGTCAACACAATTCTCGCTGGTTGCGAATAATCTGTTCGACGAAACCTATCTGTCCGCCATTACTGAGAATGCCGCTTGGCTTGGGGCGGCGCGGACGATCTCAATGACGGCTACGATCACATTCTAG
- a CDS encoding ABC transporter ATP-binding protein, which translates to MGNNSTHVEFRGVKKSYDGRTLVVKDLDLSIQKGEFVTLLGPSGSGKTTILMMLAGFQAPTAGEILLDGDPIQDLPARKRGIGMVFQNYALFPHMTVGANLAFPLEVRGMGADERRERVERVLRLVRLEGFVDRRPGQLSGGQQQRVAIARALVFEPSLVLMDEPLGALDRSLRDEMQYEIRRIHQKLAVTVVYVTHDQQEAMVMSDRVAVLRDGVVEQIAVPEGLYEEPESAFVARFIGESNQLQGRVRAISQQDDVCEVEIGGGAAVSALKVAPCQVGDDVTLSIRPERIKINPEAGRYTNEVDATVEDLTFLGDQLRIRLAACGREDFIATIPNIVGHGGLVKGDNVRIGWTVIDCRALNHE; encoded by the coding sequence GTGGGTAACAACAGCACTCACGTCGAATTCAGAGGGGTCAAAAAGAGTTATGACGGGCGAACCCTGGTCGTAAAGGATCTTGATCTCAGTATACAGAAGGGCGAGTTCGTGACATTGCTGGGGCCGTCGGGATCAGGAAAGACGACCATCCTGATGATGCTGGCTGGTTTTCAGGCGCCCACTGCTGGTGAAATCCTGCTGGATGGAGATCCCATCCAAGACCTGCCGGCACGCAAACGGGGAATTGGGATGGTATTCCAGAATTACGCTCTTTTTCCTCACATGACAGTGGGAGCAAACCTCGCATTTCCGCTGGAAGTGCGTGGCATGGGTGCGGACGAGCGCAGGGAGCGGGTTGAGCGGGTACTGCGCCTGGTTCGCCTTGAGGGATTTGTAGACCGCCGGCCTGGACAGCTATCCGGTGGTCAACAACAACGGGTGGCAATCGCGAGAGCACTCGTCTTTGAGCCCAGCCTGGTACTGATGGACGAGCCCTTGGGGGCACTTGACCGAAGCCTGCGTGACGAGATGCAGTATGAAATACGACGCATCCACCAGAAGTTAGCGGTGACGGTCGTCTATGTTACACATGATCAACAGGAGGCAATGGTGATGTCGGACCGGGTCGCCGTGCTTCGCGATGGAGTTGTTGAGCAGATCGCTGTGCCGGAAGGGCTGTATGAAGAACCCGAATCCGCTTTTGTTGCTCGATTCATTGGTGAGAGTAACCAACTCCAGGGACGTGTCCGTGCAATTTCGCAGCAGGACGATGTCTGTGAAGTGGAAATAGGCGGTGGTGCGGCTGTTTCTGCCCTGAAAGTAGCTCCATGTCAGGTGGGGGACGATGTGACCCTCTCCATTCGCCCGGAACGTATTAAAATTAACCCAGAGGCGGGGCGCTACACGAATGAAGTGGATGCGACCGTAGAAGATTTGACGTTTTTGGGCGATCAACTGCGAATACGCTTGGCTGCGTGTGGCCGGGAAGATTTTATTGCCACCATCCCCAATATCGTGGGACATGGTGGATTGGTGAAGGGCGATAACGTTCGCATCGGATGGACGGTCATTGACTGCCGTGCACTCAACCACGAATAA
- a CDS encoding ABC transporter substrate-binding protein — translation MNDRKNPGFFAILFVLFAAACGTDSSRSITAVSWGGSYGRAVNEGVNIPFTEETGINIKAEDYNGGLAQIRAQVEIGEIHWDVVDLEMAEAVRGCDEGLLEPIEVTSLPPGPDGTPAAEDFVEGAVTECGIGSVFFSNVYAYNEENIPGTKPSTMADFFDLEAFPGRRGMRRVPQINLEFALMADGVPRDQVYATLDTPEGIDRAFAKLETIKDEVIWWEAGAQPPQMLADGEVVMSTAYNGRIFNAQVLEDQPFVIVWDGQLLSIGQFVVVAGTPRLEEAMRYLAFVTSAESMAEIGRRISYSPSRKSGMPLVTTHIEKGVDMEPHMPGSDANVVHALRFDWAWWADHQDEMNERFSAWLAH, via the coding sequence ATGAATGATCGCAAGAATCCGGGGTTTTTCGCCATTTTGTTTGTGCTGTTTGCTGCTGCGTGCGGAACAGATTCATCACGCTCCATTACGGCTGTATCCTGGGGAGGGTCTTATGGGCGCGCAGTCAATGAGGGGGTAAACATTCCCTTCACGGAAGAGACCGGTATTAACATAAAGGCTGAAGATTATAACGGAGGCCTTGCTCAAATTCGTGCACAAGTGGAGATCGGTGAAATTCACTGGGATGTAGTGGACTTGGAAATGGCCGAAGCCGTGCGGGGGTGTGACGAGGGGCTTCTGGAGCCGATAGAGGTGACCTCATTGCCTCCCGGTCCTGACGGGACACCGGCTGCAGAGGATTTCGTGGAGGGAGCCGTGACCGAGTGTGGAATAGGTAGCGTCTTTTTTTCGAACGTGTACGCCTATAACGAAGAAAACATTCCGGGTACCAAGCCCAGCACGATGGCTGATTTTTTTGATCTGGAAGCTTTCCCCGGTCGCCGAGGAATGAGGCGTGTTCCGCAAATTAACCTAGAGTTTGCATTGATGGCCGACGGAGTGCCACGGGATCAGGTATATGCGACTTTGGATACCCCTGAGGGGATTGACCGGGCGTTCGCGAAACTCGAGACGATCAAGGACGAAGTGATCTGGTGGGAAGCGGGTGCCCAGCCGCCACAGATGCTGGCCGATGGGGAAGTGGTCATGTCCACCGCGTACAACGGCCGCATCTTTAACGCGCAGGTGTTGGAGGACCAGCCGTTTGTGATTGTATGGGATGGACAACTCCTTTCAATAGGCCAATTCGTGGTCGTCGCAGGGACTCCGCGGCTTGAAGAGGCGATGAGATACCTTGCCTTCGTGACCAGCGCCGAATCAATGGCTGAAATCGGTCGCCGAATTTCCTATTCGCCCAGCCGCAAGTCAGGTATGCCATTGGTGACTACTCATATAGAAAAAGGTGTGGACATGGAGCCACACATGCCGGGCAGCGATGCCAACGTGGTGCATGCCTTACGCTTTGATTGGGCGTGGTGGGCGGATCATCAAGACGAAATGAACGAGCGATTTAGTGCATGGCTGGCTCATTAA
- a CDS encoding ABC transporter permease yields MAGSLRFSLDPNRRAQLRALGLVAPLAIYIGITFLAPLGTMLTRSVYDPVVADVLPETLELLDDWDGNILPSEAVFAAAAEEIKRAEAERTLGQVAGRVNRVQGGLRSVLTRTARELRSTEQGPWRESMTAIDSAWADPETWYTIQITGERFTTRHYENALDLQRLSDGSLASQPVERRIYLKLFWRTLLVSTVITLLCLILGYPIAHLIARSPTGRANWLLILVLVPFWTSLLVRTTSWIVLLQTQGVLNDLMVAVGLISEEGRVAMVYNMTGTIVAMTHVLLPFMVLPLYSVMRGIPPTYMHAAASLGATPLQAFLRVYWPQSLPGVGAGGLLVFILAIGFYITPALVGGSDGQLISNMIAYHMQTSLNWGLAAALGGVLLVGVMALYLLYERLVGVERMGLG; encoded by the coding sequence ATGGCTGGCTCATTAAGGTTTTCCCTTGATCCAAATCGCCGGGCGCAGTTACGGGCACTTGGCCTTGTAGCTCCACTTGCGATCTATATCGGAATAACCTTCCTTGCTCCTTTGGGGACGATGCTGACACGGAGCGTTTACGATCCCGTGGTGGCCGATGTCCTACCTGAAACGCTGGAGCTACTTGATGACTGGGACGGAAATATACTCCCGTCAGAGGCAGTATTTGCTGCCGCGGCAGAGGAAATCAAGCGTGCGGAAGCGGAGCGAACCCTTGGTCAGGTAGCCGGCAGAGTCAACCGGGTGCAGGGCGGGCTGCGTAGCGTACTTACCCGAACCGCCAGGGAATTACGCAGTACGGAGCAGGGGCCCTGGCGCGAGTCCATGACGGCAATTGATTCGGCCTGGGCCGATCCAGAGACCTGGTATACAATCCAAATTACGGGCGAGCGATTTACCACACGCCACTACGAGAATGCTCTGGATCTGCAGCGTCTGTCCGACGGCTCCCTAGCTTCGCAGCCTGTGGAGCGGCGCATTTATCTGAAACTGTTCTGGCGGACGCTGCTGGTAAGCACCGTGATAACACTGCTATGTCTGATTCTGGGGTATCCGATTGCGCATCTGATCGCCCGTTCGCCGACGGGTCGGGCGAATTGGCTGTTGATTTTGGTACTGGTCCCATTCTGGACATCGCTTTTGGTGCGCACAACTTCGTGGATCGTCTTATTACAGACACAGGGGGTCTTGAATGATCTTATGGTCGCAGTGGGACTGATCAGCGAGGAGGGGAGAGTGGCGATGGTTTACAACATGACCGGAACGATTGTGGCCATGACACATGTGCTGCTACCATTCATGGTTTTGCCGCTGTATTCGGTCATGCGCGGGATTCCACCGACCTATATGCATGCCGCGGCCTCGCTGGGCGCCACTCCCCTGCAGGCCTTTCTGCGGGTTTATTGGCCACAATCGCTCCCTGGAGTGGGGGCCGGTGGACTTCTGGTCTTCATCCTGGCTATCGGCTTTTACATCACCCCTGCACTGGTCGGAGGCAGCGATGGGCAGCTCATCTCCAACATGATCGCCTATCATATGCAGACCTCACTGAACTGGGGGCTTGCTGCTGCACTGGGAGGAGTGTTGTTGGTGGGGGTCATGGCCCTGTATCTCCTGTATGAGCGGTTGGTAGGGGTTGAAAGAATGGGGTTGGGATAA
- a CDS encoding ABC transporter permease, translating to MSIIRPRLGRIAYLGFCTLVFVFLIAPIIVIVPLSFNAEPYFTFSEAMLRLDPDAWSFRWYREIAQNEVWRNSLVNSVVIGTSATLLATVLGTLAALGLANPNMPARRVIMGVIISPMVVPVIIAAAGMFFFYSGLGLGQTYLSIILAHATLGVPFVVVTVTATLAAYDPTLNNAAASLGAGPWTTFRRVQFPLISPGVMSGALFAFAISFDEVIVVLFMAGTEQRTIPRQMWAGIREQISPAILAVATFLIVFAVLLLMTVNWLRRRAEA from the coding sequence ATGAGTATCATACGACCGAGGCTGGGACGAATCGCCTATTTGGGTTTTTGCACGCTTGTGTTTGTGTTTTTGATTGCTCCAATCATCGTGATCGTCCCACTCAGCTTCAATGCCGAGCCATACTTTACATTCTCCGAAGCGATGTTGAGGTTGGACCCGGATGCGTGGTCATTCCGATGGTATCGCGAGATCGCCCAGAATGAGGTGTGGAGGAACAGTCTGGTAAACAGTGTCGTCATCGGAACCAGTGCGACGCTGCTGGCGACTGTACTCGGCACGCTGGCAGCACTCGGACTTGCAAACCCGAACATGCCTGCGCGACGCGTGATCATGGGAGTGATTATTTCGCCAATGGTAGTCCCCGTGATCATAGCGGCAGCTGGCATGTTTTTCTTCTATTCGGGTCTTGGGCTCGGGCAGACCTATCTGAGTATTATCCTAGCTCACGCCACACTGGGGGTTCCATTTGTCGTCGTTACGGTGACGGCTACTTTGGCCGCCTACGATCCTACCCTCAACAATGCAGCAGCAAGTCTGGGAGCGGGTCCGTGGACTACGTTCCGGCGTGTCCAATTTCCACTAATTTCCCCCGGAGTGATGTCTGGTGCCCTTTTTGCCTTTGCAATATCCTTTGACGAAGTAATCGTCGTGCTGTTTATGGCAGGTACCGAACAGCGTACGATCCCACGTCAGATGTGGGCGGGGATCAGAGAGCAGATCAGTCCAGCGATTTTAGCCGTTGCAACGTTTTTGATCGTATTTGCGGTCCTCTTGCTTATGACGGTAAACTGGTTGAGGCGGCGGGCCGAAGCTTAG
- a CDS encoding SAM-dependent methyltransferase: MSRSTLALTDELREYILDVSLREHPLLAELREETARHPEAKMQISPDQGQFMATLLRLMQARSVLEIGTFTGYSTLAMMLALPSDGHIVACDVSEDYTKVARRYWSEAGVADRITLHLAPASQTLDELLASGKANTFDAAFIDADKESYDVYFEKSLPLVRSGGLIMIDNVLRGGDAANPATESASTQSIQTLNKKLHQDSRVHLTLVPIGDGMTLLQKV; the protein is encoded by the coding sequence ATGTCCCGATCTACACTCGCACTCACCGATGAATTACGTGAATATATCCTGGATGTCTCACTGCGCGAGCATCCCCTTTTAGCCGAGCTGCGGGAAGAAACTGCACGGCATCCAGAGGCCAAGATGCAGATTTCTCCCGATCAGGGGCAGTTTATGGCAACCCTGTTGCGTCTAATGCAGGCACGATCCGTCCTGGAAATTGGCACCTTCACTGGATACTCCACCCTGGCAATGATGCTGGCACTCCCTTCCGATGGACATATCGTTGCATGTGACGTCAGTGAGGATTACACCAAAGTGGCACGTAGGTACTGGTCGGAAGCTGGAGTTGCTGATCGGATTACGCTACATTTAGCTCCTGCATCACAAACCCTAGATGAGCTTCTTGCAAGCGGGAAAGCAAATACGTTTGATGCCGCCTTCATTGATGCGGATAAAGAAAGTTATGATGTGTATTTCGAGAAATCCCTGCCTCTGGTTCGATCTGGTGGATTGATCATGATTGACAATGTCCTGCGTGGAGGAGATGCTGCTAATCCTGCAACAGAAAGCGCATCCACACAGTCTATCCAGACTCTAAACAAAAAACTCCATCAGGATTCCCGGGTGCATCTGACTCTGGTACCCATTGGGGACGGAATGACCTTACTGCAAAAGGTCTGA
- the trmB gene encoding tRNA (guanosine(46)-N7)-methyltransferase TrmB, whose protein sequence is MPLFLDLPKLPLPAKNMELFHRDAPVVLEIGFGDGSFLEWIAKTHPEWNCLGADVARGSVTRAFKRLRSANVSNVRMHHGSGLFLLRNVLSSESVSRVYVNFPDPWRKERHAEKRLFQHSFFELLAARLTADGSLLVTTDDSSYFEQTVSIALESGYYKVTNHPPPSAVLQTKYASKWREAGRSFYHAHIKKHVRHVPDIPPEIRKENGMHHALLNGSIPEITEFEKVVHHFPKGHVVILDVLQMIGQRGLVFVARSHEPELVQELFIQLRPTGKADADLLLSVMNFGNPIATRGTSEAVKAVSRWLTQQDLTLSGTYY, encoded by the coding sequence ATGCCTCTCTTTTTGGATCTGCCGAAGTTGCCTTTGCCGGCAAAGAATATGGAACTATTCCATCGCGATGCACCGGTCGTGTTGGAAATTGGGTTCGGTGATGGCAGCTTCCTGGAGTGGATCGCCAAAACACATCCGGAATGGAACTGCCTCGGAGCAGATGTCGCACGTGGATCCGTTACACGCGCATTCAAGCGCCTGCGCAGTGCGAATGTGTCCAACGTTCGGATGCATCATGGAAGTGGTTTGTTTCTTTTGCGCAATGTTCTATCTAGCGAGAGCGTTTCTCGGGTCTATGTGAATTTTCCCGATCCTTGGCGAAAGGAACGACATGCCGAAAAACGACTGTTTCAGCATTCGTTTTTTGAACTGCTTGCTGCACGCCTCACCGCAGATGGCTCTTTGCTCGTCACCACAGATGATAGTTCATACTTTGAACAAACCGTCTCCATAGCCCTTGAATCGGGCTACTACAAGGTCACCAATCATCCTCCTCCTTCTGCAGTTCTTCAAACAAAGTATGCATCCAAATGGCGCGAAGCCGGCCGCAGCTTTTACCATGCACACATAAAGAAACATGTCCGGCATGTGCCGGACATTCCTCCCGAAATTCGCAAAGAAAATGGCATGCATCACGCACTCCTGAACGGATCGATTCCAGAAATCACTGAATTTGAGAAGGTGGTTCACCATTTCCCCAAGGGCCACGTTGTAATCTTGGATGTATTGCAGATGATTGGCCAAAGAGGGCTGGTTTTTGTCGCACGCTCCCATGAACCGGAACTGGTACAGGAACTCTTTATCCAGCTTCGCCCCACAGGGAAAGCGGACGCCGATCTGCTTTTGAGTGTGATGAATTTCGGTAACCCAATTGCAACACGTGGAACCAGTGAGGCGGTAAAAGCTGTCAGCCGCTGGCTGACACAGCAGGACCTAACACTTAGCGGCACCTATTATTAA
- a CDS encoding N(4)-(beta-N-acetylglucosaminyl)-L-asparaginase, translated as MTRRDFIRSSAVASAATVLRPKIYSAAGPVAIASRNGLGAVARAVEEINAGADALDAVIAGVNLVEEDPNDRTVGYGGLPNANGVVELDSAVMHGPTGRAGAVASLQGIKYPSKVAKLVLERTDHVLLVAKGAQDFARMHGFSIENLLTQEAREIWVRWRETLSNRDDYLPPHSPEDVDLGEAMQRGYEHWGTIHCSAMDLQGNISSVTTTSGLAFKIPGRVGDSPIIGAGLYCDNEVGAAGSTGRGEANLENCCSFLIVERMRMGDSPEDACLYACERIARNTHLARLQNQAGEPAFNVSFYAFNKAGEVAGARIRGAAQMAVADNDGARHIEMAYLYA; from the coding sequence ATGACCCGACGAGATTTCATCCGAAGCAGCGCTGTTGCCAGCGCGGCAACCGTCCTTCGACCGAAAATATACTCCGCCGCCGGTCCTGTCGCAATTGCAAGTCGTAATGGCCTTGGTGCAGTAGCCCGTGCGGTTGAAGAGATAAATGCGGGGGCCGATGCACTGGATGCAGTGATCGCAGGCGTTAACCTGGTGGAGGAAGACCCGAATGACAGAACCGTAGGATATGGTGGTCTCCCAAATGCGAATGGCGTCGTTGAATTAGACTCTGCGGTCATGCATGGCCCAACTGGCAGAGCGGGAGCTGTGGCTTCCCTCCAGGGGATTAAATACCCGTCCAAGGTTGCAAAACTTGTGCTTGAACGCACTGATCATGTGCTACTGGTTGCAAAAGGAGCACAGGACTTCGCTCGAATGCACGGCTTCTCAATCGAGAACTTGCTCACACAGGAAGCCCGTGAAATTTGGGTTCGATGGCGTGAGACTCTCTCCAATCGAGATGACTATTTGCCTCCCCATAGCCCAGAAGACGTAGATCTGGGAGAAGCCATGCAACGCGGTTATGAGCACTGGGGTACCATCCATTGCTCGGCGATGGATCTGCAGGGAAACATCAGCAGCGTGACAACAACGAGTGGCCTAGCATTCAAGATCCCTGGTCGTGTAGGGGACTCCCCCATCATTGGAGCCGGTCTTTACTGTGACAACGAGGTTGGAGCAGCCGGGTCAACTGGACGCGGGGAAGCCAACCTTGAGAATTGCTGCAGCTTTCTGATCGTGGAACGCATGCGCATGGGAGACAGCCCTGAAGATGCATGTCTGTATGCATGCGAGCGTATTGCACGAAATACACACCTGGCTCGACTGCAAAATCAGGCAGGAGAACCTGCATTTAATGTGTCGTTCTATGCATTCAACAAAGCCGGTGAAGTTGCCGGTGCTCGCATTCGGGGGGCTGCGCAAATGGCTGTTGCAGACAATGATGGAGCCAGACATATTGAAATGGCATACCTCTATGCCTAA
- the ruvA gene encoding Holliday junction branch migration protein RuvA, producing MIEYIEGILSSKGPTHAVIDVQGIGYRVFIPMSTSDKLPHSGEKVRLLTHHYTREDREQLFGFVSSVERAIFELFLSVSGIGPRIAIAALSTLSPEELVKYITMREPVMLQRINGVGRKTAERLVVDLFDRISELDLAQVDSSGATNARADALAALETLGLSRAKAEHLLRKVMRSHPEVNTAEEFLQLALGQ from the coding sequence ATGATCGAATACATTGAAGGGATCCTGAGCAGCAAAGGGCCTACCCACGCAGTCATCGATGTGCAAGGAATTGGATACCGCGTTTTCATTCCAATGTCTACCTCTGATAAATTGCCTCATTCCGGTGAAAAGGTACGACTGCTTACACATCATTATACCCGGGAAGACCGAGAGCAGTTATTTGGGTTCGTTTCTTCCGTTGAGCGGGCAATCTTTGAATTGTTTCTCAGTGTCTCTGGAATCGGTCCGAGGATTGCCATTGCAGCTCTTTCAACTTTGTCCCCCGAGGAACTGGTAAAATACATCACCATGAGGGAGCCGGTCATGCTGCAACGCATCAACGGGGTCGGACGCAAAACTGCTGAACGTCTAGTGGTAGATCTGTTTGATCGCATCAGTGAACTCGATCTTGCACAGGTAGACTCCTCCGGGGCAACCAATGCCCGGGCAGATGCACTCGCCGCCCTGGAAACTCTTGGGCTCTCCCGTGCAAAGGCCGAACACCTGCTACGTAAAGTCATGCGGTCTCACCCTGAAGTCAATACGGCTGAAGAGTTTTTGCAACTAGCTCTTGGCCAATAG